In a single window of the Nilaparvata lugens isolate BPH chromosome 1, ASM1435652v1, whole genome shotgun sequence genome:
- the LOC120349480 gene encoding uncharacterized protein LOC120349480, protein MASCHLWLLTALAILLAPTGVFPRPRTHESATPDQFPKTHESADRYPNTQELASRDSSPQQFVGSSRSDRSPKTLESTDRFPGTQEQSSRTQALADDDIDISKVRSSGPKFSLDAIVADSQRTSRYLLGSRTMERMLVDFLDTLPEDDLRAMEELVPGSSSSSEEVEEDLDGGLSQGDLIQGDMPASAENNGTQMLNSTDSDGNYTDQLQKANRER, encoded by the coding sequence ATGGCGTCTTGCCACCTGTGGCTGCTAACGGCTCTCGCCATTCTGCTAGCACCAACCGGCGTCTTTCCGCGTCCCAGAACGCACGAATCCGCCACACCGGACCAGTTTCCCAAAACGCACGAATCTGCGGATCGGTATCCCAACACTCAGGAGTTGGCTTCAAGGGATTCGTCTCCCCAGCAGTTTGTTGGGTCTTCAAGAAGTGACCGGTCTCCCAAAACGCTCGAATCTACGGATCGGTTTCCCGGAACGCAGGAACAATCTTCCAGAACGCAGGCGTTGGCGGATGACGACATAGATATCTCGAAGGTGCGGAGCTCTGGTCCCAAGTTTTCTTTGGATGCCATTGTTGCCGACAGTCAGCGGACCTCCCGCTACCTGCTGGGGAGTCGCACCATGGAGAGGATGCTGGTCGACTTCCTGGACACCCTGCCTGAGGATGATCTCCGCGCCATGGAGGAGCTTGTGCCTGGCAGTTCCTCGTCAtctgaggaggtggaggaggaccTAGATGGAGGCCTGAGTCAGGGTGACCTCATACAGGGCGATATGCCCGCTTCGGCTGAGAACAACGGCACTCAGATGTTGAATTCGACTGATTCTGACGGCAACTACACGGATCAACTGCAGAAGGCTAATCGAGAAAGGTAG